The following proteins are encoded in a genomic region of Neomicrococcus aestuarii:
- a CDS encoding acyl-CoA dehydrogenase family protein yields MSTQTVETTSLASALDKYRPVFDRIAAGAVDRELNGELPHEPIQWLKESGFTAARVPQEFGGGGLTWEDFTALLIELAAADSNLPQALRSHVAFVEENLYHHGQVLNGVTDDRSAWFKRFVYGEIAGNAWTEPGQGGVATVLEERDGKLLLNGTKFYTTGTIFAEWIDVFAKRPDGSDISVYVSTKTDGIETFDDWDGFGQKGTGSGTTVFKNAPVDPENVYDFGFRFPYQAALYQHILLIALSGIAHGAAREVALQVKNRKRVFGHGNANLVSEDPQILQVVGEVTSKAYVAEAATLRVGRALDRAYESRTAGDAAEKAANIAVELESGQAQVVLVPLVTDAAGQIFNTLGASSTSTAKALDRYWRNARTVATHNPYIYKARVNGDWAVNGTEPPTVWSIGEAGVDEKRYGQAASS; encoded by the coding sequence GTGAGCACCCAAACTGTGGAAACCACGTCTCTTGCATCAGCTCTTGATAAGTACCGTCCCGTCTTCGACCGCATTGCGGCCGGAGCGGTTGATCGCGAGCTCAACGGCGAGCTGCCCCACGAGCCCATCCAGTGGCTCAAAGAATCAGGCTTCACCGCCGCGCGCGTGCCGCAAGAGTTCGGCGGCGGCGGTCTGACGTGGGAGGACTTCACGGCCCTGCTCATCGAGCTGGCTGCCGCGGACAGCAACCTCCCGCAGGCATTGCGCTCCCACGTGGCGTTCGTGGAGGAAAACCTCTACCACCACGGTCAGGTTCTCAACGGTGTCACCGATGACCGCAGTGCGTGGTTCAAGCGCTTCGTCTACGGCGAGATTGCCGGAAACGCGTGGACCGAGCCAGGCCAGGGCGGCGTGGCCACGGTTCTTGAAGAGCGCGACGGCAAGCTGTTGCTGAACGGCACCAAGTTCTACACCACGGGCACCATCTTCGCCGAGTGGATCGACGTGTTCGCGAAGCGCCCGGACGGCTCGGACATTTCGGTGTACGTGAGCACCAAGACCGATGGCATCGAGACCTTTGACGACTGGGATGGCTTCGGCCAGAAGGGCACCGGCAGCGGCACCACGGTGTTCAAGAATGCCCCGGTAGACCCTGAGAACGTCTACGACTTCGGCTTCCGTTTCCCCTACCAAGCAGCGCTGTACCAGCACATTTTGCTGATTGCCCTGTCCGGAATTGCGCACGGCGCAGCCCGCGAAGTGGCGCTTCAGGTCAAGAACCGCAAGCGCGTGTTTGGCCACGGCAATGCCAACCTGGTGAGCGAAGACCCGCAGATCCTTCAGGTGGTCGGCGAAGTGACCTCGAAGGCGTATGTCGCCGAGGCCGCGACCTTGCGCGTGGGCCGCGCACTCGACCGCGCCTACGAGTCCCGCACCGCCGGCGACGCCGCCGAGAAGGCAGCAAACATCGCGGTGGAACTCGAATCCGGACAGGCCCAAGTGGTGCTAGTCCCTCTTGTGACGGACGCAGCCGGACAGATCTTCAACACGCTCGGAGCTTCCTCCACGAGCACCGCCAAGGCGCTGGACCGCTACTGGCGCAACGCTCGCACCGTCGCCACGCACAACCCCTACATCTACAAGGCGCGCGTGAACGGTGACTGGGCCGTCAACGGAACGGAACCACCCAC
- a CDS encoding ABC transporter ATP-binding protein: protein MTTFVSNVSTPASAASSANGTAQLADSAFAVHFEGVGRSFDSANDTTKVVLRDIDLSVAPHEIVAILGPSGSGKSTLLRAASGLDQPNEGRILIDGVAVKGIDPRCAVAFQEPRLLPWQNLAKNVELGLPAGTPKAEGAERIKNLLQLVGLSESAHLRPREISGGMAQRTSLARALARRPGVLLLDEPFGALDALTRLKMQDLLLAVHEAHPTTVLLVTHDVDEALQLADRIVVLGREDNKPGATISHVLTVPGTRPRDRADAELARMRAELLSSLGVDAHRH from the coding sequence ATGACAACTTTCGTTTCTAACGTTTCGACGCCTGCGAGCGCTGCGTCGTCTGCGAACGGCACGGCTCAGCTGGCCGATTCTGCTTTCGCGGTGCATTTCGAGGGAGTCGGCCGTTCGTTCGATTCCGCGAATGACACCACCAAGGTGGTTCTTCGAGACATCGATTTGAGCGTTGCACCGCATGAGATCGTGGCAATTCTCGGCCCTTCGGGTTCGGGCAAATCCACGCTCTTGCGCGCAGCGTCGGGCTTGGACCAGCCAAACGAGGGTCGCATCCTGATTGATGGCGTCGCGGTCAAGGGCATTGACCCACGCTGCGCCGTCGCTTTTCAGGAACCGCGCCTCTTGCCGTGGCAGAACCTCGCCAAGAACGTGGAGCTAGGACTTCCAGCCGGCACCCCGAAGGCTGAGGGCGCCGAGCGCATCAAGAACCTCCTGCAGCTGGTGGGTCTGAGCGAGTCCGCGCACTTGCGCCCTCGCGAGATCTCCGGCGGCATGGCACAGCGCACCTCGTTGGCTCGCGCACTGGCTCGCCGTCCTGGCGTGCTGTTACTCGATGAACCTTTTGGCGCGCTCGATGCACTGACGCGACTAAAGATGCAGGACCTCTTGCTCGCCGTTCACGAAGCGCACCCCACCACGGTGCTCTTGGTGACGCACGATGTTGACGAGGCTCTCCAGCTTGCGGATCGCATTGTGGTCTTGGGCCGTGAGGACAACAAGCCTGGCGCCACCATCTCCCACGTGTTGACCGTTCCGGGCACCCGCCCGCGTGATCGCGCGGATGCTGAGCTGGCACGAATGCGCGCCGAACTGCTCTCGAGCCTCGGCGTAGACGCTCACCGCCACTAA
- a CDS encoding aliphatic sulfonate ABC transporter substrate-binding protein has product MSFSGKTLSAVATRRSILGFGAIAAAGLITACAGEGATGTNAGTAAASSSANAGGKVLNIDFATYNPLSLVLKEKGWLEATLKEQGYTVNWVQSAGSNKANEALRAGAIDVGSTAGSAALLARSNGSPIKNILLYSQPEWAALAVAKDSTIKSVAELKGKNVAATKGTDPYFFLLQALEANDLKASDVTVQNLQHADGRAALENGSVDAWSGLDPIMAGAEQAGAKLIYRNVDFNTYGFLNATESFISEKPEVAQAVVDSYEYAREWALENLEETATILAKVAGLEDAVATKVITERSNLDVDPVPGEKQRVVLEKVGPIFVQSGDVKDQATVDAALASIFDDTFAKNADPSTVKA; this is encoded by the coding sequence ATGTCTTTTTCCGGTAAAACACTGTCCGCCGTCGCTACGCGCCGTTCGATTCTTGGCTTCGGAGCCATCGCAGCCGCTGGCCTCATCACCGCTTGCGCAGGCGAAGGCGCAACGGGAACCAACGCTGGGACCGCAGCTGCGTCGTCGTCCGCCAATGCCGGTGGAAAAGTACTGAACATCGACTTCGCAACGTACAACCCACTTTCCCTCGTACTGAAGGAAAAGGGCTGGTTGGAAGCAACGCTCAAGGAGCAGGGCTACACCGTGAACTGGGTGCAGTCCGCCGGTTCCAACAAGGCCAACGAAGCGTTGCGCGCCGGCGCCATCGACGTGGGATCCACCGCCGGATCCGCCGCCCTCTTGGCTCGCTCGAACGGCTCCCCCATCAAGAACATCCTCTTGTACTCGCAGCCTGAATGGGCGGCCCTCGCAGTCGCGAAGGACTCCACCATCAAATCTGTCGCCGAGCTCAAGGGCAAGAACGTTGCCGCCACGAAGGGTACGGACCCGTACTTCTTCTTGTTGCAGGCGCTCGAGGCTAACGACCTCAAAGCATCTGACGTGACGGTCCAGAACTTGCAGCACGCCGACGGCCGTGCAGCCCTCGAGAACGGTTCCGTGGATGCATGGAGCGGCCTCGATCCGATCATGGCCGGTGCCGAGCAGGCTGGCGCGAAGCTTATCTACCGCAACGTTGACTTCAACACTTACGGCTTCTTGAACGCCACCGAGTCCTTCATCTCTGAGAAGCCCGAGGTCGCTCAGGCCGTCGTGGACTCCTACGAGTACGCCCGCGAATGGGCTCTTGAAAACCTCGAAGAGACCGCCACGATCCTCGCGAAGGTCGCCGGTCTGGAAGACGCCGTGGCCACCAAGGTCATCACCGAGCGCAGCAACTTGGACGTCGATCCTGTACCGGGCGAGAAGCAGCGCGTGGTGCTGGAGAAGGTCGGCCCGATCTTCGTTCAGTCCGGCGACGTCAAGGATCAGGCCACCGTGGACGCAGCCCTCGCCTCCATTTTTGATGACACCTTCGCTAAGAATGCCGACCCATCGACGGTGAAGGCATGA
- a CDS encoding ABC transporter permease, whose protein sequence is MSVGVHDDAVDTTGGTPTDTVASRSRVGGGSVGKRIALGAIVPLAILVLWHFTTALGVFSPVQLPSPWSVLEAGVDLAQRGELWGHIAISTQRVFLGFAIGGFLGLLLGSLLGLSKVADAMLSATIGAFRAVPSLAWVPLLILWLKIGENSKVTLIAIGAFFPVFTTVYSALKHVDKNLVEAGRAFGLKGVKLLTTIQLPAVVPAVFSGLRLALAQAWLFLVAAELIASSMGLGFLLTDSQNNGRTDRLLLAIVLLAVIGKITDALLGLVERKAVQRWA, encoded by the coding sequence ATGAGCGTAGGCGTGCACGACGACGCTGTGGACACCACGGGCGGGACCCCCACTGACACCGTTGCTTCCCGCTCGCGGGTAGGCGGCGGTTCCGTCGGCAAGCGGATTGCGTTGGGGGCAATCGTGCCGCTTGCCATTTTGGTGCTGTGGCACTTTACGACGGCGCTGGGTGTTTTCTCACCCGTCCAGCTGCCATCACCGTGGTCTGTTTTGGAAGCCGGTGTTGACCTGGCGCAACGCGGCGAGCTGTGGGGGCACATTGCCATCTCCACGCAGCGCGTGTTCTTGGGCTTCGCCATCGGTGGTTTCTTGGGACTCTTGCTGGGTTCCCTGCTGGGCCTGTCCAAGGTAGCTGACGCGATGCTGTCCGCGACGATCGGCGCGTTCCGCGCTGTGCCGTCCCTCGCGTGGGTCCCACTGCTGATCCTGTGGCTCAAGATCGGCGAGAACTCGAAGGTCACGCTGATTGCCATCGGTGCGTTCTTCCCCGTTTTCACCACCGTGTACTCCGCACTGAAGCACGTGGACAAGAACCTCGTTGAGGCCGGGCGCGCCTTTGGGCTCAAGGGCGTCAAGCTCCTAACCACCATTCAGCTTCCTGCCGTCGTGCCAGCCGTGTTCTCCGGACTGCGTTTGGCGCTGGCTCAAGCGTGGCTGTTCTTGGTGGCGGCCGAACTCATCGCTTCTTCGATGGGCTTGGGCTTCTTGCTTACCGACTCGCAGAACAACGGTCGCACGGACCGGTTGCTGCTAGCGATCGTGCTGCTCGCGGTCATCGGCAAGATCACCGATGCGCTCCTGGGGCTCGTGGAGCGTAAGGCTGTGCAGCGCTGGGCGTAA
- a CDS encoding LLM class flavin-dependent oxidoreductase: MEIGAYSFGDAQRNPDGSLRSTTEAIQNLFAAIVHADKVGLDYFGIGEHHTTTMPASSPGALIAAAAAATSQIKLGSAASIIGTDDPVRVFQQFATADAISGGGRIEITAGRGSSVETFPLFGYEMSDYDQLYAEKLDLLMNINASTTEEITWSGTVRSALDQLAVVPRPVKGSMPIWLATGGNPGSSARAGQLGLPISYGIIGGAPHRFAPLAQLYRASAEQAGHSADSTKVSVAAMGLIAPTKKEAMERFYPGWYNLNVEMGRLRGWRAPDKRDFVAQAEAPGAFYVGDPDEIAERIVHLHGYMGHMRHFLQMDLGGLPQEYLIESITLLATEVKPRVDRLLAAK; the protein is encoded by the coding sequence ATGGAAATCGGCGCCTACAGCTTCGGCGATGCTCAGCGGAACCCGGATGGCTCCCTGCGCTCCACCACCGAGGCCATCCAAAACCTCTTCGCGGCCATCGTCCACGCGGACAAGGTGGGGCTGGACTACTTCGGCATCGGTGAGCACCACACCACCACCATGCCGGCGTCCTCGCCAGGCGCCTTGATTGCGGCCGCTGCTGCAGCCACGAGCCAGATCAAACTGGGAAGCGCCGCGAGCATTATCGGCACCGATGACCCGGTTCGTGTATTCCAGCAGTTCGCCACCGCGGACGCTATTTCCGGCGGCGGACGCATTGAGATCACCGCCGGGCGCGGGTCCTCCGTGGAGACCTTCCCCCTCTTTGGCTACGAGATGTCTGACTACGATCAGCTTTACGCCGAGAAGCTTGACCTACTCATGAACATCAACGCGAGCACCACCGAAGAAATCACGTGGTCAGGAACCGTGCGATCCGCCCTCGATCAGCTCGCCGTGGTGCCCCGACCGGTCAAAGGTTCGATGCCCATCTGGTTGGCAACCGGCGGAAACCCGGGCTCCTCCGCACGTGCCGGTCAGTTGGGGCTGCCGATCTCCTACGGGATCATCGGCGGAGCGCCGCATCGTTTCGCTCCGCTAGCGCAGTTATACCGTGCATCTGCCGAGCAAGCAGGTCATTCCGCTGACTCCACGAAGGTCTCTGTTGCGGCCATGGGCTTGATTGCACCCACCAAGAAGGAAGCCATGGAGCGCTTCTACCCAGGCTGGTACAACCTGAACGTGGAGATGGGCCGGCTTCGCGGCTGGCGTGCCCCGGACAAGCGAGATTTCGTGGCGCAGGCCGAAGCCCCCGGCGCCTTCTACGTGGGTGATCCGGACGAGATCGCCGAGCGCATTGTTCACTTGCACGGCTATATGGGACACATGCGTCACTTCTTGCAGATGGACCTTGGGGGTCTTCCACAGGAGTACCTGATCGAATCCATCACGCTGCTGGCCACCGAGGTCAAGCCGCGCGTGGATCGGTTGCTCGCCGCGAAGTAG
- a CDS encoding NADPH-dependent F420 reductase — protein MICGQAYFCWLLEHDAAAGAQRSHEMEAERLKTVGILGAGRVGAAVARQALAAGYRVRMATAKAPHELALALQLVAPEAEAVTPREAVATDLVVLAIPLHRYATLSPELFDGKIVIDAMNYWHPTDGAVLDLDSDHRSSSEIVQDHLYGAHVVKTLNHIAFRDVEAHARRAGSPGRRALALAGDHDEAKRIAGTFIHHLGYDPVDAGPLSAGRVLEPGTEIFNGVHTAGELRKLIECARIVAHA, from the coding sequence ATGATCTGTGGACAAGCATATTTCTGCTGGCTGTTGGAACATGATGCCGCGGCCGGCGCTCAGAGGAGTCATGAGATGGAAGCTGAACGGTTGAAGACCGTCGGAATTCTTGGCGCTGGACGAGTAGGAGCAGCGGTTGCCCGCCAAGCTCTTGCTGCGGGATACCGCGTGAGAATGGCTACCGCGAAAGCGCCCCACGAGCTTGCGCTCGCATTGCAATTGGTGGCCCCAGAGGCCGAGGCCGTGACACCTCGAGAGGCTGTTGCTACCGATCTGGTAGTGCTCGCTATTCCGCTGCACAGGTACGCAACGCTCAGCCCCGAGCTCTTTGACGGGAAGATCGTCATTGACGCCATGAACTACTGGCACCCCACGGATGGCGCGGTTCTTGACCTGGATTCCGACCACCGCAGCAGCAGTGAAATTGTGCAGGATCATCTCTACGGTGCGCACGTGGTGAAGACTCTCAATCACATTGCTTTCCGGGATGTTGAGGCGCATGCTCGCCGAGCAGGTTCGCCGGGTCGCCGTGCTTTAGCGCTCGCAGGAGACCACGACGAAGCCAAACGCATCGCCGGCACTTTCATTCACCATCTTGGGTACGACCCCGTGGACGCCGGGCCGCTCTCGGCCGGACGGGTTTTGGAACCCGGGACTGAGATCTTCAACGGCGTGCATACGGCCGGCGAATTGCGCAAGCTTATTGAGTGCGCGCGGATTGTTGCTCACGCGTAA
- a CDS encoding MarR family winged helix-turn-helix transcriptional regulator, with the protein MSESQQTALRSPAIAVPGDLGWHLATILRAYQSRFEEATDGMPEGIRGYQVLSTVVHRNPPNQQALGAHLAIDRTVLTYLLDNLVSAGVVERVPAPSDRRARKIEPTQKGREILAHYEQRVADAEAALLDGLPTHTAHLFREQTADLAGEVHRAEPGADPCKAINNLS; encoded by the coding sequence ATGAGCGAGAGCCAACAGACAGCCTTGAGGAGTCCAGCCATCGCCGTGCCGGGCGATCTCGGCTGGCACTTGGCCACCATTTTGCGCGCCTACCAATCGCGTTTCGAAGAGGCCACCGATGGAATGCCCGAAGGCATCCGCGGCTACCAGGTCCTCTCCACGGTCGTTCACCGGAACCCACCTAACCAGCAAGCTCTGGGCGCCCACCTTGCCATCGACCGCACTGTCCTCACTTACCTGCTGGACAACCTCGTTTCCGCCGGTGTTGTGGAACGCGTGCCCGCGCCGTCGGACCGTCGAGCCCGCAAAATTGAGCCCACTCAAAAGGGCCGCGAAATCCTCGCCCACTACGAACAGCGCGTCGCGGACGCTGAAGCCGCGCTCCTCGACGGGCTTCCCACCCACACCGCACACCTCTTTCGCGAACAGACCGCGGACCTTGCGGGCGAAGTGCACCGCGCTGAGCCTGGCGCCGATCCGTGCAAGGCCATCAACAACCTCTCTTAA
- the acs gene encoding acetate--CoA ligase encodes MEGLFVTSAVSSTPVSTTTAQLTRDAEFGQFATEEERLEFWAEAARALEWSEPFHTTHTSTPVDVENERGPELRWYEGGKLNAAVNCADRHVAAGNGDKVALYFEGEPGDRRAVTYKDLTEEVSQAANALEELGIKHGDRVVIYLPVLVETIVITLACARIGAIHSLVFGGFSAEALRFRVEDTGAKLLVTTDGQFRRGKSVAVKSNADEAVSGENNIEHVLVIKRTGDEIPWTEGRDIWWDDVVVRQPKNHEAPAFDAENPLFIMYTSGTTGQPKGLVHTTGGYLAQANWSHRFLFGASETDVHWCTADLAWVTAHTYEIYGPLSNGVSQVIYEGVPNAPHPGRHFEVIQRYGVTTYYTAPTLVRSLMGWFPEGVPAEYDLSTIRLCGTVGEAVNPEAWTWLRKNVGRDTPEGVPMVDTWWQSETGATVLSPRPTDTTFKPGCATRALPGLAVDIVDDDAATVPANIQGHIVVNKTGPAMARTVWGNPRRYYSSYWEKYAAQGWFLAGDGARFDDDGDIWILGRLDDVINISGHRLSTIEIESALVSHPAVIEAGVCPTFDAKTGHAATAFVVPHDKSIIGTEAPEVVAALLAHVSHEIGPIAKPRDIVFVPDVPKTRSGKIMRRLLTQLFEGSQLGDTTSLQNEPCIPEINVICRERAGV; translated from the coding sequence ATGGAAGGATTATTTGTGACCTCTGCAGTTTCCAGCACCCCGGTTTCCACTACGACGGCGCAGCTCACCCGAGACGCTGAGTTCGGCCAATTCGCGACTGAAGAAGAGCGGCTCGAGTTTTGGGCCGAAGCAGCCCGCGCCCTGGAATGGTCCGAGCCGTTCCACACCACCCACACCTCCACCCCCGTTGACGTCGAGAACGAGCGTGGCCCCGAGCTGCGCTGGTACGAAGGCGGGAAGCTCAACGCCGCCGTGAACTGCGCTGACCGTCACGTGGCCGCCGGTAATGGTGACAAAGTGGCGCTCTACTTTGAAGGCGAGCCCGGCGACCGCCGCGCAGTGACCTACAAGGACCTCACCGAGGAAGTCTCCCAGGCCGCCAACGCGCTCGAAGAACTCGGCATCAAGCACGGCGACCGCGTGGTCATTTACCTTCCAGTGCTTGTCGAAACCATTGTCATCACGCTCGCGTGCGCTCGCATCGGCGCCATCCACTCGCTCGTGTTCGGTGGCTTCTCCGCCGAAGCGCTTCGCTTCCGCGTGGAGGACACCGGAGCCAAGCTCCTCGTCACCACCGACGGCCAATTCCGCCGCGGCAAGTCCGTAGCCGTGAAGTCGAACGCTGACGAGGCCGTTTCCGGCGAGAACAACATCGAGCACGTGCTTGTTATTAAGCGAACGGGAGACGAGATCCCGTGGACTGAAGGCCGCGATATTTGGTGGGATGACGTCGTCGTACGTCAACCGAAAAACCACGAGGCACCCGCTTTCGACGCCGAAAATCCCCTCTTCATCATGTACACGTCCGGCACCACCGGGCAGCCGAAGGGCCTCGTGCACACCACCGGCGGGTACCTCGCGCAAGCCAACTGGTCCCACCGCTTCCTCTTCGGCGCGAGCGAAACCGACGTGCACTGGTGCACCGCCGACCTCGCCTGGGTCACCGCGCACACCTACGAAATCTACGGACCGCTCTCCAACGGCGTGAGCCAAGTGATCTACGAAGGCGTCCCAAACGCACCACACCCCGGCCGCCACTTCGAGGTCATCCAGCGCTACGGCGTCACCACGTATTACACCGCACCCACCCTGGTGCGCTCGCTCATGGGCTGGTTCCCCGAAGGCGTCCCCGCTGAGTACGACCTCTCCACCATCCGCCTCTGCGGCACCGTGGGCGAAGCCGTGAACCCGGAAGCGTGGACGTGGCTGCGGAAGAACGTAGGCCGCGATACCCCCGAAGGCGTGCCGATGGTGGACACCTGGTGGCAGTCCGAAACCGGCGCCACCGTCCTGTCCCCTCGCCCCACGGACACCACGTTTAAGCCCGGCTGCGCCACGCGTGCACTCCCCGGACTCGCCGTGGACATCGTGGACGACGACGCCGCCACCGTCCCCGCAAACATCCAAGGCCACATCGTGGTCAACAAGACCGGACCCGCGATGGCCCGAACTGTCTGGGGAAACCCGCGCCGCTACTACAGCTCCTACTGGGAGAAGTACGCCGCTCAAGGCTGGTTCCTCGCCGGCGACGGAGCGCGCTTTGACGACGACGGCGACATCTGGATCCTCGGACGTTTGGACGATGTCATCAACATTTCCGGGCACCGCCTTTCGACCATCGAGATCGAGTCCGCACTGGTGTCACACCCGGCCGTGATTGAAGCTGGCGTGTGCCCAACGTTTGATGCGAAGACCGGTCACGCCGCCACCGCGTTTGTGGTGCCGCATGACAAGTCGATTATCGGCACGGAGGCGCCTGAAGTGGTGGCCGCGTTGCTGGCCCACGTCTCCCACGAGATTGGTCCGATCGCGAAGCCGCGAGACATCGTGTTTGTGCCGGACGTGCCTAAAACGCGCTCCGGCAAGATCATGCGCCGTCTGCTGACGCAGCTCTTCGAAGGATCGCAACTCGGTGACACCACCTCGTTGCAAAACGAGCCGTGCATCCCTGAGATCAACGTGATCTGCCGCGAGCGCGCGGGCGTCTAG
- a CDS encoding histidine phosphatase family protein codes for MEQANVESGQSHLAFVRHGQTDWNAEGLLQGGTDVPLNDHGRLQAHETAKLLKSNGPWDVIVSSPLKRALETAKILADELGCDQHIKTYPELKERSYGDLEGQCRVTLSAEVQDALHPPARVSCDGLDEYEDKAFESGLLPNVERSKAVGERGAAAVRQVQQDFPGKRVIMVSHGTLIRLTMDALTGERHPSVENAEIITIPEDSLNARV; via the coding sequence ATGGAACAGGCAAACGTCGAATCAGGCCAATCGCACCTAGCATTCGTACGTCACGGCCAAACCGATTGGAACGCGGAAGGTCTGCTGCAGGGCGGAACCGATGTTCCCCTCAATGATCACGGGCGTCTTCAAGCGCATGAGACTGCCAAGCTGCTGAAAAGCAATGGCCCGTGGGATGTCATTGTTTCGTCCCCGCTGAAGCGTGCGCTGGAAACCGCGAAGATTTTGGCCGATGAGCTGGGCTGCGACCAGCACATCAAGACGTACCCGGAACTCAAGGAACGCTCGTACGGCGACCTCGAAGGGCAGTGCCGCGTGACGCTGAGCGCGGAAGTCCAAGATGCACTCCACCCACCAGCACGCGTGAGCTGCGACGGGCTCGATGAGTATGAGGACAAAGCTTTCGAGAGCGGACTCCTCCCGAACGTCGAACGCTCCAAGGCTGTTGGCGAACGCGGGGCTGCTGCGGTTCGGCAAGTTCAGCAAGACTTCCCCGGCAAGCGCGTCATCATGGTCAGCCATGGAACGCTCATCCGTCTGACAATGGATGCGCTCACGGGCGAGCGCCACCCAAGCGTGGAAAACGCCGAAATCATCACCATCCCAGAGGATTCACTCAACGCTCGCGTCTAG
- a CDS encoding O-acetylhomoserine aminocarboxypropyltransferase/cysteine synthase family protein — protein sequence MSQNSEHTFGFRTRALHAGGTPDAEHGSRAIPIHQTTSFVFKDADDAANLFALQKYGNIYSRIGNPTVAAFEERIASLEGGIGAVATSSGMAAEFITFAALCGTGDHIVASSKLYGGTITQLDVTLRRFGVETTFIESGDPADFKAAITENTKALYTEIVANPSGDIADLKGLAAVANEAGIPLIVDSTLTPPYLIRPFEHGADIIIHSATKFLGGHGTTLGGVVVESGRFNWGNGKFPAMTEPVPSYGNVSWWGNFGEYGFLTKLRSEQLRDIGPSLPAQSAFQLLIGVETLPQRMDAHLANAKTIAEWLNNDDRIEYVNYAGLPGHPHFDRAKELLPLGVGSVFSFGVKGGRAAGAKFIENLQLASHLANIGDAKTLVLHPASTTHQQLTAEQMLAGGIPEDLIRISVGIEDVEDIIWDLDQALAASQEADSAEVAAEVPAPACEIGVK from the coding sequence TTGTCTCAAAATTCAGAGCACACCTTCGGATTCCGTACTCGTGCATTGCACGCGGGCGGCACGCCGGACGCTGAGCACGGATCCCGTGCGATCCCCATTCACCAGACCACGTCCTTCGTTTTCAAGGACGCTGATGATGCCGCGAACCTCTTCGCGCTGCAGAAGTACGGCAACATCTACTCACGCATTGGCAACCCAACGGTTGCGGCTTTCGAAGAGCGCATCGCGTCGCTCGAAGGCGGCATTGGCGCGGTGGCGACGAGCTCCGGCATGGCCGCTGAGTTCATCACTTTCGCCGCTCTGTGTGGCACTGGCGATCACATTGTGGCTTCGTCCAAGCTCTACGGCGGCACCATCACGCAGCTTGACGTGACGCTTCGCCGCTTCGGCGTCGAGACCACGTTCATCGAGTCCGGCGATCCGGCTGATTTCAAGGCTGCGATCACGGAGAACACCAAGGCTCTTTACACGGAGATCGTGGCGAACCCTTCGGGCGACATCGCGGATTTGAAGGGTCTCGCGGCCGTCGCGAATGAGGCGGGCATCCCGCTCATCGTGGACTCCACACTGACTCCCCCGTATCTGATTCGCCCGTTCGAACACGGCGCGGACATCATCATTCACTCGGCCACGAAGTTCCTGGGCGGTCACGGTACGACGCTTGGCGGCGTCGTCGTAGAATCTGGCCGTTTCAACTGGGGCAACGGCAAGTTCCCTGCGATGACGGAACCGGTTCCGAGCTACGGAAATGTGTCTTGGTGGGGCAACTTCGGTGAGTACGGTTTCTTGACGAAGCTGCGTTCGGAGCAGTTGCGTGACATTGGGCCGAGCCTTCCTGCGCAGTCTGCGTTCCAGTTGTTGATTGGTGTGGAGACGTTGCCGCAGCGCATGGACGCACATTTGGCGAACGCCAAGACGATTGCTGAGTGGCTCAATAACGACGACCGCATCGAGTACGTGAACTACGCCGGCTTGCCGGGTCACCCGCACTTTGACCGCGCGAAGGAGCTTTTGCCGTTGGGCGTTGGCTCGGTCTTCAGCTTCGGTGTGAAGGGCGGCCGCGCGGCGGGCGCGAAGTTCATCGAGAACCTGCAGCTGGCTTCTCACCTTGCCAACATTGGCGACGCGAAGACGCTGGTGTTGCACCCGGCGTCCACCACTCACCAGCAGCTGACCGCGGAGCAGATGCTCGCGGGCGGCATTCCTGAGGATCTCATTCGTATCTCGGTGGGCATCGAGGACGTTGAGGACATTATTTGGGACTTGGATCAGGCGCTTGCGGCTTCGCAAGAGGCGGATTCCGCTGAGGTTGCGGCCGAAGTTCCGGCGCCTGCTTGCGAAATTGGAGTGAAGTAA